One part of the Salvelinus fontinalis isolate EN_2023a chromosome 4, ASM2944872v1, whole genome shotgun sequence genome encodes these proteins:
- the bmp10 gene encoding bone morphogenetic protein 10, translating into MADNGLSRLEATSITRTPFPLLPLLLLMWPLSGQGSPISLAPERHRPAPGLGDGHGGVIDPSLLEQDRDVDMQSLLESLRTFNLSGLGPPAQAPGSVRVEPPEYMMELYNRFANDHTAMPTANIIRSFKNEDSSPCSLGSRGVRQHPLLFNVSIPHNERITTAELRLYTLVQTDRNLYAGVDRKVTIYELEQQDGTGEGNRTAKDTDRGGAGGRGGGREELVELASRQVYGTDNAWEAFDLTAAVQHWRKSEYSTTHRLEVHIASLASEGERGQTLADGEGEGEGRRIFRGDMEIDSSADDKHKPLMIIFSDDQSGDHRDDKRELNEMIGHETSEALLQGDLELNRLWGELGRVGGEEDEEEEEEQDEEALLQMRSNLIYDTASRIRRNAKVNQCKKQSLYVEFKDIGWDSWILAPAGYEAFECSGICTYPLTKHVTPTKHAIVQTLVSMKSPQKVTRACCVPTKLDPISLLYMDDTGVVTYKYKFEGMVVAECGCR; encoded by the exons CCCCTGCTCCCCTTGCTGCTCCTGATGTGGCCCCTGTCTGGGCAGGGCAGCCCCATCTCCCTGGCCCCAGAGAGACATCGCCCTGCTCCAGGTCTGGGGGACGGCCACGGGGGCGTCATAGACCCATCTCTGTTGGAGCAGGACAGGGATGTGGACATGCAGAGCCTGCTGGAGAGCCTCCGGACCTTCAACTTGTCTGGCCTGGGCCCACCTGCCCAGGCACCTGGCAGTGTCCGTGTGGAGCCGCCCGAGTACATGATGGAGCTGTACAACCGCTTTGCCAACGACCACACCGCCATGCCCACCGCCAACATCATCCGCAGCTTCAAGAACGAAG ACTCGTCTCCCTGCAGTTTGGGCAGTAGAGGGGTGAGACAACACCCTCTGCTCTTCAACGTATCCATACCCCACAATGAGCGTATCACAACCGCAGAGCTGCGTCTCTATACTTTGGTCCAGACTGATCGCAACCTCTACGCCGGGGTCGACCGCAAGGTGACCATCTACGAGCTGGAGCAGCAGGACGGAACAGGAGAGGGCAACAGAACAGCGAAGGACACCgatagaggaggagcaggaggaagaggtggaggacgGGAGGAGTTAGTAGAGCTGGCATCACGGCAGGTCTATGGTACTGATAACGCCTGGGAGGCCTTTGACCTAACTGCTGCCGTCCAACACTGGCGCAAGTCAGAGTACAGCACCACCCACAGGCTGGAGGTCCACATAGCAAGCCTGGCCTCCGAGGGGGAAAGAGGGCAGACACTAGCAGAcggtgagggagaaggagaggggaggaggatatTCAGGGGAGACATGGAGATAGACAGCAGCGCAGATGACAAACACAAACCCCTGATGATTATCTTCTCCGACGATCAGAGTGGTGATCACCGCGATGACAAGCGGGAGCTGAACGAGATGATTGGACACGAGACCTCGGAAGCGCTGCTTCAGGGTGACCTGGAGCTGAATAGGCTGTGGGGGGAGCTGGGCCGGGTGGGGGgcgaggaagatgaggaagaggaggaggagcaggacgaAGAGGCCCTGCTCCAGATGCGCTCCAATCTGATCTATGACACGGCCTCCCGAATCCGCCGCAATGCCAAGGTCAACCAGTGTAAGAAGCAGTCGCTGTACGTGGAGTTTAAAGACATCGGCTGGGACAGCTGGATCCTAGCGCCTGCCGGGTACGAGGCCTTTGAGTGCAGTGGCATCTGCACATACCCGCTGACCAAACACGTGACGCCCACCAAGCACGCCATCGTCCAGACACTGGTGAGCATGAAGAGCCCACAGAAGGTGACGCGGGCCTGCTGCGTGCCCACCAAGCTGGATCCCATCTCCCTGCTTTACATGGATGACACCGGAGTAGTCACGTACAAGTATAAGTTTGagggcatggtggtggcagagtgTGGCTGCAGATAG